In Camelus bactrianus isolate YW-2024 breed Bactrian camel chromosome 34, ASM4877302v1, whole genome shotgun sequence, one genomic interval encodes:
- the GSG1 gene encoding germ cell-specific gene 1 protein isoform X3, producing MSNSYQLAQNVCLTQKMELPKGFSDQRTCLSALLSVLSLSLSTASLLSNYWFVGTQKVPKPLCGKGLAAKCFDMPLPLDGGSTNSSPQEVVQYSWEAGDDRFTFHAFRSGMWLSCEETVEEPGERCRSFLELTPPTEREILWLSLGAQFAYIGLELISFLLLLTDLLFTGNPGCGLKLSAFAAVSSVLSGLLGMVGHMMYSQVFQATANLGPEDWRPHAWKYGWAFYTAWVSFTCCMASAVTTFNTYTRLVLEFKCKHSKSFKGPPRCLPHHHQCFLQQPAGAAQLGGPVTGCPPHHPQPIRSVSEGVDFYSELRDTGFQPGTSRGPREEAARASVKEEPC from the exons ATGGAACTCCCGAAGGGCTTCTCTGACCAACGGACATGCCTATCTGCCCTCCTCAGCGTGCTATCACTCAGCCTCtccacagcatccctgctcagcAACTACTGGTTTGTGGGCACACAGAAGGTGCCCAAGCCCCTGTGCGGGAAAGGTCTGGCAGCCAAGTGCTTTGACATGCCACTGCCCTTGGATGGGGGCAGCACCAACTCATCACCCCAGGAGGTGGTGCAATacagctgggaggctggggatGACCGCTTCACCTTCCATGCCTTCCGCAGCGGCATGTGGCTATCCTGTGAGGAAACTGTGGAAGAACCAG GGGAGAGGTGTCGAAGCTTCCTTGAACTCACACCACCAACCGAGAGAG AGATCCTCTGGTTATCACTGGGAGCCCAGTTCGCCTACATCGGACTTGAACTCATCAGCTTCCTCCTGCTACTGACGGACTTGCTATTCACGGGGAACCCGGGCTGCGGGCTCAAGCTGAGCGCCTTTGCAGCTGTATCCTCCGTCTTGTCAG GCCTCCTGGGGATGGTGGGCCATATGATGTACTCACAAGTCTTCCAGGCAACAGCCAATTTGGGTCCAGAAGACTGGAGGCCCCATGCTTGGAAGTATGGCTGGGCCTTCTA CACAGCCTGGGTTTCCTTCACCTGCTGCATGGCATCAGCAGTCACCACCTTCAACACCTACACCAGGCTGGTGCTGGAGTTCAAGTGCAAGCACAGTAAAAGCTTCAAGGGCCCCCCGCGCTGCCTGCCGCACCACCACCAGTGCTTCCTGCAGCAGCCGGCGGGCGCAGCCCAGCTGGGGGGCCCTGTGACCGGCTGCCCCCCGCACCACCCCCAGCCCATCCGCTCCGTCTCCGAGGGAGTTGACTTCTACTCAGAGCTACGCGACACAGGATTTCAACCGGGGACAAGCCGGGGGCCCAGGGAAGAGGCGGCAAGGGCATCTGTCAAGGAAGAACCGTGTTAG
- the GSG1 gene encoding germ cell-specific gene 1 protein isoform X4 yields MSNSYQLAQNVCLTQKMELPKGFSDQRTCLSALLSVLSLSLSTASLLSNYWFVGTQKVPKPLCGKGLAAKCFDMPLPLDGGSTNSSPQEVVQYSWEAGDDRFTFHAFRSGMWLSCEETVEEPGNQKREDYKFECIYIFKSLSCNLALLQLQTQKQFRTTWASGTAAAKGERCRSFLELTPPTEREILWLSLGAQFAYIGLELISFLLLLTDLLFTGNPGCGLKLSAFAAVSSVLSGLLGMVGHMMYSQVFQATANLGPEDWRPHAWKYGWAFYTAWVSFTCCMASAVTTFNTYTRLVLEFKCKHSKSFKGPPRCLPHHHQCFLQQPAGAAQLGGPVTGCPPHHPQPIRSVSEGVDFYSELRDTGFQPGTSRGPREEAARASVKEEPC; encoded by the exons ATGGAACTCCCGAAGGGCTTCTCTGACCAACGGACATGCCTATCTGCCCTCCTCAGCGTGCTATCACTCAGCCTCtccacagcatccctgctcagcAACTACTGGTTTGTGGGCACACAGAAGGTGCCCAAGCCCCTGTGCGGGAAAGGTCTGGCAGCCAAGTGCTTTGACATGCCACTGCCCTTGGATGGGGGCAGCACCAACTCATCACCCCAGGAGGTGGTGCAATacagctgggaggctggggatGACCGCTTCACCTTCCATGCCTTCCGCAGCGGCATGTGGCTATCCTGTGAGGAAACTGTGGAAGAACCAGGTAACC agaagagagaggattATAAATTcgagtgtatttacatttttaagtcatTATCATGCAACTTAGCACTACTTCAACTCCAGACCCAGAAGCAATTCAGAACCACTTGGGCCAGTGGTACAGCAGCCGCCAAAG GGGAGAGGTGTCGAAGCTTCCTTGAACTCACACCACCAACCGAGAGAG AGATCCTCTGGTTATCACTGGGAGCCCAGTTCGCCTACATCGGACTTGAACTCATCAGCTTCCTCCTGCTACTGACGGACTTGCTATTCACGGGGAACCCGGGCTGCGGGCTCAAGCTGAGCGCCTTTGCAGCTGTATCCTCCGTCTTGTCAG GCCTCCTGGGGATGGTGGGCCATATGATGTACTCACAAGTCTTCCAGGCAACAGCCAATTTGGGTCCAGAAGACTGGAGGCCCCATGCTTGGAAGTATGGCTGGGCCTTCTA CACAGCCTGGGTTTCCTTCACCTGCTGCATGGCATCAGCAGTCACCACCTTCAACACCTACACCAGGCTGGTGCTGGAGTTCAAGTGCAAGCACAGTAAAAGCTTCAAGGGCCCCCCGCGCTGCCTGCCGCACCACCACCAGTGCTTCCTGCAGCAGCCGGCGGGCGCAGCCCAGCTGGGGGGCCCTGTGACCGGCTGCCCCCCGCACCACCCCCAGCCCATCCGCTCCGTCTCCGAGGGAGTTGACTTCTACTCAGAGCTACGCGACACAGGATTTCAACCGGGGACAAGCCGGGGGCCCAGGGAAGAGGCGGCAAGGGCATCTGTCAAGGAAGAACCGTGTTAG
- the GSG1 gene encoding germ cell-specific gene 1 protein isoform X1, translated as MSNSYQLAQNVCLTQKMELPKGFSDQRTCLSALLSVLSLSLSTASLLSNYWFVGTQKVPKPLCGKGLAAKCFDMPLPLDGGSTNSSPQEVVQYSWEAGDDRFTFHAFRSGMWLSCEETVEEPGERCRSFLELTPPTERGEKGLLEFATLQGSRHPTLRFGGKRLMEKAFLSHPPLGLVAKILWLSLGAQFAYIGLELISFLLLLTDLLFTGNPGCGLKLSAFAAVSSVLSGLLGMVGHMMYSQVFQATANLGPEDWRPHAWKYGWAFYTAWVSFTCCMASAVTTFNTYTRLVLEFKCKHSKSFKGPPRCLPHHHQCFLQQPAGAAQLGGPVTGCPPHHPQPIRSVSEGVDFYSELRDTGFQPGTSRGPREEAARASVKEEPC; from the exons ATGGAACTCCCGAAGGGCTTCTCTGACCAACGGACATGCCTATCTGCCCTCCTCAGCGTGCTATCACTCAGCCTCtccacagcatccctgctcagcAACTACTGGTTTGTGGGCACACAGAAGGTGCCCAAGCCCCTGTGCGGGAAAGGTCTGGCAGCCAAGTGCTTTGACATGCCACTGCCCTTGGATGGGGGCAGCACCAACTCATCACCCCAGGAGGTGGTGCAATacagctgggaggctggggatGACCGCTTCACCTTCCATGCCTTCCGCAGCGGCATGTGGCTATCCTGTGAGGAAACTGTGGAAGAACCAG GGGAGAGGTGTCGAAGCTTCCTTGAACTCACACCACCAACCGAGAGAGGTGAGAAAGGACTACTGGAATTTGCCACGTTGCAAGGCTCACGTCACCCCACTCTCCGATTTGGAGGGAAGCGGTTGATGGAGAAGGctttcctctcccatcctcccttGGGGCTTGTGGCAA AGATCCTCTGGTTATCACTGGGAGCCCAGTTCGCCTACATCGGACTTGAACTCATCAGCTTCCTCCTGCTACTGACGGACTTGCTATTCACGGGGAACCCGGGCTGCGGGCTCAAGCTGAGCGCCTTTGCAGCTGTATCCTCCGTCTTGTCAG GCCTCCTGGGGATGGTGGGCCATATGATGTACTCACAAGTCTTCCAGGCAACAGCCAATTTGGGTCCAGAAGACTGGAGGCCCCATGCTTGGAAGTATGGCTGGGCCTTCTA CACAGCCTGGGTTTCCTTCACCTGCTGCATGGCATCAGCAGTCACCACCTTCAACACCTACACCAGGCTGGTGCTGGAGTTCAAGTGCAAGCACAGTAAAAGCTTCAAGGGCCCCCCGCGCTGCCTGCCGCACCACCACCAGTGCTTCCTGCAGCAGCCGGCGGGCGCAGCCCAGCTGGGGGGCCCTGTGACCGGCTGCCCCCCGCACCACCCCCAGCCCATCCGCTCCGTCTCCGAGGGAGTTGACTTCTACTCAGAGCTACGCGACACAGGATTTCAACCGGGGACAAGCCGGGGGCCCAGGGAAGAGGCGGCAAGGGCATCTGTCAAGGAAGAACCGTGTTAG
- the GSG1 gene encoding germ cell-specific gene 1 protein isoform X2, translated as MELPKGFSDQRTCLSALLSVLSLSLSTASLLSNYWFVGTQKVPKPLCGKGLAAKCFDMPLPLDGGSTNSSPQEVVQYSWEAGDDRFTFHAFRSGMWLSCEETVEEPGERCRSFLELTPPTERGEKGLLEFATLQGSRHPTLRFGGKRLMEKAFLSHPPLGLVAKILWLSLGAQFAYIGLELISFLLLLTDLLFTGNPGCGLKLSAFAAVSSVLSGLLGMVGHMMYSQVFQATANLGPEDWRPHAWKYGWAFYTAWVSFTCCMASAVTTFNTYTRLVLEFKCKHSKSFKGPPRCLPHHHQCFLQQPAGAAQLGGPVTGCPPHHPQPIRSVSEGVDFYSELRDTGFQPGTSRGPREEAARASVKEEPC; from the exons ATGGAACTCCCGAAGGGCTTCTCTGACCAACGGACATGCCTATCTGCCCTCCTCAGCGTGCTATCACTCAGCCTCtccacagcatccctgctcagcAACTACTGGTTTGTGGGCACACAGAAGGTGCCCAAGCCCCTGTGCGGGAAAGGTCTGGCAGCCAAGTGCTTTGACATGCCACTGCCCTTGGATGGGGGCAGCACCAACTCATCACCCCAGGAGGTGGTGCAATacagctgggaggctggggatGACCGCTTCACCTTCCATGCCTTCCGCAGCGGCATGTGGCTATCCTGTGAGGAAACTGTGGAAGAACCAG GGGAGAGGTGTCGAAGCTTCCTTGAACTCACACCACCAACCGAGAGAGGTGAGAAAGGACTACTGGAATTTGCCACGTTGCAAGGCTCACGTCACCCCACTCTCCGATTTGGAGGGAAGCGGTTGATGGAGAAGGctttcctctcccatcctcccttGGGGCTTGTGGCAA AGATCCTCTGGTTATCACTGGGAGCCCAGTTCGCCTACATCGGACTTGAACTCATCAGCTTCCTCCTGCTACTGACGGACTTGCTATTCACGGGGAACCCGGGCTGCGGGCTCAAGCTGAGCGCCTTTGCAGCTGTATCCTCCGTCTTGTCAG GCCTCCTGGGGATGGTGGGCCATATGATGTACTCACAAGTCTTCCAGGCAACAGCCAATTTGGGTCCAGAAGACTGGAGGCCCCATGCTTGGAAGTATGGCTGGGCCTTCTA CACAGCCTGGGTTTCCTTCACCTGCTGCATGGCATCAGCAGTCACCACCTTCAACACCTACACCAGGCTGGTGCTGGAGTTCAAGTGCAAGCACAGTAAAAGCTTCAAGGGCCCCCCGCGCTGCCTGCCGCACCACCACCAGTGCTTCCTGCAGCAGCCGGCGGGCGCAGCCCAGCTGGGGGGCCCTGTGACCGGCTGCCCCCCGCACCACCCCCAGCCCATCCGCTCCGTCTCCGAGGGAGTTGACTTCTACTCAGAGCTACGCGACACAGGATTTCAACCGGGGACAAGCCGGGGGCCCAGGGAAGAGGCGGCAAGGGCATCTGTCAAGGAAGAACCGTGTTAG